A portion of the Halodesulfovibrio aestuarii DSM 17919 = ATCC 29578 genome contains these proteins:
- the dprA gene encoding DNA-processing protein DprA, producing the protein MNATPVSCLATLSEDRREDFWASLALRYTAGIGFRTAKRLLVEYGSANAAMNDIKGWSARASISAKVVEAVLSNRWREQAKKEWENAAQVACEVLLWSDPAYPELLREIPDPPLFLYYKGDLSLLKNPAIGVVGSRRCSKDGIRTAEVLSRTLSACGVTTISGLARGIDAVAHTHALSGWGSTVAVLGTGISHIYPPENSDLFFGIAERGILVTEFPPNMPPEGRNFPLRNRIISGLSLGVLVIEAMPKSGSLITARHALEQGREVFAVPGRMQSRASSGCHDLIRQGATAVFSCDDILVSIAPLLGISLDNFTRTGNVASVRSSVQPSAVAPMPDFPESVTTTGVAAVGAETDSVNAPVETEQPTNSASSTRHDSATFAESENIPDEFSTEHGVSDDTVELVNSAVHSSDVEPEETAAEHELSIEEQLQAIPEVIEIPLTNSVDGASSASGLVSGEPGSDHHERGSAFAINKADEDGVVLPKPTLRVHADILPLEEKVIDPNAPLDEQIVLLLTGEESVHIDVLSRMTSVPVSQISTALLMLEVSGQVRKLPGMKYAKV; encoded by the coding sequence ATGAATGCAACTCCTGTAAGCTGTCTTGCGACGTTGTCGGAAGACAGACGCGAAGATTTTTGGGCTTCTCTGGCTCTCCGCTATACTGCCGGTATCGGGTTCAGAACTGCCAAACGATTATTGGTCGAGTATGGTTCCGCCAATGCCGCTATGAATGATATTAAAGGCTGGTCTGCACGGGCTTCTATTTCTGCCAAAGTGGTGGAAGCTGTATTGAGCAACCGCTGGCGGGAACAGGCGAAAAAAGAGTGGGAAAACGCTGCGCAGGTTGCCTGCGAGGTGCTTCTATGGTCTGACCCTGCGTATCCTGAACTGCTTCGCGAAATTCCTGACCCTCCACTTTTTCTGTACTACAAAGGCGATCTTTCACTACTGAAGAATCCGGCCATCGGGGTCGTAGGCTCCAGACGCTGCTCAAAGGACGGTATCCGTACCGCAGAAGTGCTCAGCAGAACGTTGTCTGCTTGCGGCGTAACCACGATTTCCGGTCTTGCGCGTGGTATTGATGCTGTTGCCCATACTCATGCGCTTTCTGGATGGGGAAGCACTGTTGCGGTGCTTGGTACCGGTATTTCGCATATCTACCCGCCGGAAAATAGTGACTTATTTTTCGGTATTGCAGAACGCGGCATTCTTGTTACTGAATTTCCCCCTAATATGCCGCCTGAAGGACGTAATTTTCCTTTACGAAACCGCATTATTAGCGGGTTGTCGCTGGGAGTACTTGTCATTGAGGCAATGCCTAAAAGCGGCAGCCTGATTACTGCCCGTCATGCGCTTGAACAGGGGCGCGAGGTCTTTGCTGTACCGGGGCGTATGCAATCGCGTGCTTCATCCGGCTGTCATGATCTTATCCGTCAGGGGGCAACCGCAGTGTTCTCCTGCGACGATATTCTTGTATCTATTGCACCGTTGCTCGGAATTTCGCTAGATAACTTCACCAGAACAGGGAATGTCGCGTCTGTAAGGTCGTCAGTGCAGCCTTCGGCGGTGGCTCCAATGCCGGATTTTCCAGAATCGGTCACAACAACGGGAGTAGCTGCTGTAGGCGCTGAGACTGACTCAGTAAATGCCCCTGTTGAAACAGAACAGCCAACGAACTCTGCATCTTCAACACGTCATGATAGCGCGACCTTTGCTGAATCGGAAAACATTCCGGACGAATTTTCGACTGAACACGGAGTTTCAGACGATACTGTTGAACTGGTCAATTCAGCCGTTCATTCAAGTGATGTAGAACCGGAAGAAACAGCCGCAGAACACGAACTGAGTATTGAAGAGCAGCTTCAGGCGATTCCTGAGGTGATTGAGATCCCGTTGACGAATTCCGTTGACGGTGCTTCTAGCGCAAGCGGGCTTGTTTCAGGTGAACCGGGGTCAGATCATCACGAGCGTGGATCTGCTTTTGCGATAAATAAGGCTGATGAGGACGGGGTGGTGCTACCGAAACCTACATTACGGGTGCACGCCGATATTTTGCCGTTAGAAGAAAAAGTCATCGACCCCAATGCTCCGCTTGATGAACAGATTGTGCTGCTGCTTACAGGTGAGGAGTCGGTACACATTGATGTGCTCAGCAGAATGACTTCCGTTCCTGTCTCGCAGATAAGTACTGCTTTGCTGATGCTTGAGGTTTCCGGTCAGGTAAGAAAGCTGCCGGGGATGAAGTATGCAAAAGTGTAG
- a CDS encoding tyrosine recombinase XerC — protein MFADDNFDGELPELPDMAEMYIGHLSIEKGYSGATVEAYARDLYQFETYLHRTQNTLDTPEKVKREHIRGFLAELHRVQIGKTSMGRKLSALRGFFKYMAKRKLIQNIPTDGVRNPKAPQKHPTALNVDQTFEVLNKRKQLKAESTRKRAYGKEQLLRDLALAELLYGSGLRISEALRLNLHDINTNSGIVRVTGKGEKERVVPLSDTAKEAITAWTSVRNKLDSTGQEPALFLGARGGRLNRRQAVRIIEDLCKRVGLPQAVSPHSLRHSFATHLLEAGADMRSVQELLGHARLTTTQRYTHLTIAKLVEVYDKAHPGGKR, from the coding sequence ATGTTTGCGGACGATAACTTTGACGGTGAACTCCCCGAACTTCCTGATATGGCGGAAATGTACATTGGGCACTTGAGTATTGAAAAAGGATACTCCGGCGCCACGGTGGAAGCGTACGCGCGTGATCTATATCAGTTTGAAACATACCTGCACCGGACACAGAATACGCTGGATACACCCGAAAAGGTTAAGCGGGAGCATATTCGCGGCTTTTTAGCAGAGTTGCATCGTGTGCAGATTGGAAAAACGTCCATGGGACGTAAGCTATCTGCTTTGCGCGGTTTCTTTAAATACATGGCAAAGCGTAAGCTCATTCAAAATATCCCGACAGACGGGGTGCGGAATCCGAAAGCGCCGCAGAAACACCCGACAGCACTTAATGTAGACCAAACTTTTGAAGTACTGAATAAGAGGAAGCAACTCAAAGCAGAATCCACCCGTAAGCGTGCCTACGGTAAAGAGCAACTGCTACGCGACCTTGCTCTGGCGGAACTTCTTTACGGTTCCGGACTACGTATTTCCGAAGCATTGCGTCTCAATCTTCACGACATTAATACCAATTCCGGTATCGTACGCGTGACAGGGAAGGGGGAAAAAGAACGTGTTGTCCCACTTTCAGATACCGCTAAAGAAGCCATAACCGCATGGACTTCTGTACGGAACAAACTCGATTCAACAGGGCAGGAGCCGGCACTGTTTCTCGGTGCCCGTGGCGGTAGACTGAATCGACGCCAAGCTGTACGGATCATTGAAGACCTCTGCAAGCGCGTAGGGCTGCCGCAAGCAGTGTCACCACACAGCCTGCGCCATTCCTTCGCAACACATCTTCTCGAAGCGGGAGCCGACATGCGCAGCGTGCAAGAGCTGCTCGGGCACGCTCGACTCACAACAACGCAACGGTACACACACCTTACCATCGCCAAGCTTGTCGAAGTGTACGACAAAGCGCATCCGGGCGGGAAAAGATAA